In a genomic window of Lycium ferocissimum isolate CSIRO_LF1 chromosome 9, AGI_CSIRO_Lferr_CH_V1, whole genome shotgun sequence:
- the LOC132030825 gene encoding EIN3-binding F-box protein 1-like codes for MPTLVNYSGDDEFYSGGSLCSADLGLMLSLGHAEVYCPPRKRARISGPFVVEDRSKDPSLEILPDECLFEILRRLPGGKERGAAACVSKRWLMLLSSVRNSEICSNDTTMISKDDDLEVECDGYLTRCVEGKKATDVRLAAIAVGTSTRGGLGKLSVRGSNSVRGITNLGLSAIAHGCPSLRVLSLWNVPFIGDEGLLEIARECHSLEKLDLSQCPSISNKGLVAIAENCPSLTSLTIESCPSIGNEGLQAIGKRCTKLQSLTIKDCPLVGDQGIASLLSSGASMLTKVKLQGLNITDFSLAVIGHYGKLITTLNLSSLRNVSQKGYWVMGNARGLESLVSLTITLCRGATDVGLEAVGKGCPSLKHMCIRKCCFVSDAGLVAFAKEAGSLESLNLEECNRITQTGILNAVSNCMKLKCLSLVKCMGIKDVVLETSLLSPCESLKSLSIRSCPGFGSTSLAMVGKLCPKLHQLDLSGLCGIMDTGLLPLLESCEGLVKVNLSDCLNLTDQMVFSLARRHGAALELLNLDGCRKVTDTSLVAIAEYCPLLNDLDVSKCAITDSGVVALSHGVQVNLQVLSLSGCSMVSNRSVPSLKKLGENLIGLNLQHCSVSCSSVELLVEDLWRCDILS; via the coding sequence GTGATGATGAGTTCTATTCCGGCGGATCTTTATGTTCTGCAGATTTGGGTCTCATGTTGTCTTTGGGTCATGCTGAAGTTTACTGCCCTCCTAGGAAGAGGGCGCGCATTAGTGGCCCGTTTGTTGTAGAAGACCGATCAAAGGATCCCTCTCTTGAAATTCTTCCTGATGAATGCCTATTTGAGATCCTCAGACGATTGCCCGGAGGCAAAGAAAGGGGTGCAGCAGCTTGTGTTTCTAAGCGATGGCTTATGCTTTTGAGTAGCGTGCGGAACTCTGAAATTTGCTCAAATGACACAACAATGATCTCTAAAGATGACGATCTTGAGGTAGAATGCGATGGATACCTTACTAGGTGTGTGGAAGGAAAGAAAGCTACCGATGTTAGACTTGCTGCAATTGCAGTTGGGACTTCTACCCGTGGGGGATTAGGAAAGCTTTCCGTCCGTGGAAGCAACTCAGTTCGTGGTATTACTAATCTTGGTCTATCTGCAATCGCGCATGGTTGTCCTTCTCTCAGGGTCCTATCATTGTGGAACGTTCCATTTATTGGAGACGAAGGTCTTTTGGAGATTGCAAGGGAATGCCATTCATTAGAAAAGCTAGATCTAAGCCAATGCCCTTCAATTTCCAACAAGGGTCTTGTTGCAATAGCAGAGAATTGCCCGAGCTTGACTTCTTTGACAATTGAATCTTGCCCGAGCATCGGGAATGAAGGCTTGCAAGCTATTGGAAAGCGTTGCACCAAACTACAGTCTCTTACGATTAAGGACTGTCCACTTGTCGGCGATCAAGGAATTGCTAGTCTTTTATCATCAGGTGCTTCAATGTTGACAAAAGTGAAACTACAAGGTCTAAACATCACAGATTTCTCGCTTGCCGTCATTGGCCACTACGGCAAGCTGATTACAACTCTTAATCTTAGTTCACTACGTAACGTGAGTCAGAAGGGATATTGGGTCATGGGTAATGCTCGAGGTCTCGAGTCTCTGGTTTCTTTGACTATCACGTTATGCCGGGGAGCCACGGATGTCGGTCTTGAAGCAGTGGGAAAGGGTTGTCCGAGTCTCAAACATATGTGCATTCGCAAATGTTGCTTTGTTTCCGATGCTGGACTTGTTGCTTTTGCTAAAGAGGCTGGATCGCTTGAGAGTTTAAACTTGGAGGAGTGCAATAGAATTACCCAAACAGGTATCCTTAATGCAGTTTCAAACTGCATGAAGTTAAAGTGTCTTTCCTTAGTGAAATGCATGGGAATTAAAGATGTAGTTCTAGAAACTTCGTTGTTGTCTCCATGTGAATCTCTTAAGTCCTTGTCTATCCGAAGCTGTCCGGGATTCGGGAGCACTAGCTTAGCTATGGTTGGTAAGCTTTGCCCAAAACTGCATCAATTAGATCTCAGCGGGCTTTGCGGAATAATGGACACTGGGCTTCTCCCGCTCTTGGAGAGTTGTGAAGGACTTGTTAAGGTGAATCTGAGCGACTGCCTGAACTTGACTGATCAAATGGTGTTTTCATTGGCTAGGCGACATGGAGCGGCCCTTGAATTGCTTAATCTTGATGGATGCAGGAAGGTTACCGACACAAGTTTGGTGGCAATTGCTGAATATTGCCCGTTACTTAATGATCTTGATGTTTCTAAGTGTGCAATAACTGATTCTGGTGTAGTTGCTTTATCCCATGGAGTGCAAGTGAATTTACAGGTCCTTTCTTTATCAGGTTGCTCGATGGTATCAAACAGAAGTgttccttcgcttaaaaagttGGGGGAGAATCTAATCGGTTTGAATCTCCAGCATTGCTCCGTTAGTTGCAGCTCAGTCGAGCTTCTTGTGGAGGACTTGTGGAGATGTGATATTCTCTCCTAA